TGCAAGACTCTCATCCTAATGCGGACGTGCCGGTAATACGGGATAGGGAAGACCAAGAATTTGATGATCAGGAGGCAGAACCTTTTGAAAGAGATCAGCTTCGTCGGCTGGTAAATAAAAGTAACCGGGTTAATGCTGTGTTGTTGGGACTGGATGGTGGTCGAAGTGACACCATGATGTTTATTTCCTTTGATCCGGATGAGCCGCAAATGGACATTATTTCTATTCCCCGAGATACCTACTACCCTCGGAAAGGCTATGATGGTCTGGGACAGAAAAAAATCAATGCAGCCTATGCGGCTCACGGTGCCGAAGGGGTTAAGAGCATTGTCAGTGATTTGTTGTACGATGTTCCGGTACATTACTATGTCACTTTAACCTATCAGGGAGCTGCATCTGTCGTGGATGCCATAGGCGGTGTTCCTATGTATATCCCTCAGCGGATGTATTACCGGGATCCTTATGACAGTCCGCCGCTAGTCATTGACTTTGCACCGGGCAACCATGTTCTGAAAGGGCAGGATGCGGTGAAATTTTTACGTTATCGTCAGGCTGCTCCTGGTTCCGGTGCCATGGATCGCAACGGAGATTTAGGGCGGGTAGAAGCCCAGCAGGAATTTATGAAAAACGCCATGAAACAAGCCATGAGTTTAGGAAACCTGCCAACCTTGGCCAGTTCCGCCTTCCGATTTGTACGGACGGATGTGGAGCTGCAAGATTTGGTACGTTATGCTAACCAGGCTCGAAATATGAATCCGGATACCATGACGACTTTTACCTTACCGGGAGAAGCTCGAATGCAGAGTGGGTTGTCCTATTTCTTCCACCATGGGTTGGAAACTCGGCAGCTATTGATTCATATCTACTCAAACGGTGAAGTAACCGCTGATCTGGAAGAAGCTCGAAGATTGGAAGAGGAAGCGAACGGTACGGCTGATGAAGAAGAGGAAGAGACAGAAACAGACAGTTCCAACTCTTAACGATTCTCTTAGTCACATCAAAAGAAATAGATCAGAAAAAACCGCTAAAGTATCTCCTGAGGGAGACATTGCCTTAGCGGTTTTTTTATTTTAACGCATTTGACCTTTAATGATCGATTATCCGTTTTCAATTGTCAATTCTTGTTAAGCACTATTCACCGCTGTTACTTTTTATTTCTTGAATTTGAAAAAAACTGCTAATTTTGACATATTTTGTTATTTATAGTATCATGTAGTTGAAAGAGGCATACGATAGAATTGAAAGGAGGCTCAAACGATGAAAACTTTATCAACTAAAAAACTAGCTGAAGCCATTAAGAGCTTAAGAAAAGAAAAAGGGTATACAAAAGGAGAACTGGGAAAAATAACTGGCATCAACAGAATTATGATTGGTCGTATTGAAAGAGAAGACTTTATTCCATCTATTGTTCAGTTTGAAGCCTTATCAAATGTTCTGGGTTTTGATCTTACAGAAATGTTTGTGGAGAAGGAAAGAACCAACTCTTTTGTTGCGCTTCGCAGTGAAGCATTAAGCGATAGTGAAAAAGAAGGCGTAGATAAGTTATTCACGATGATGTTGTCCCTTAGACAGCAAATTCAATTAAGGAGATCCTTTGAAAATGAATCCAGTCAAGCTTAATGAAGTACAAATAGATGAGATCCGCAAACTTGCTGGAGAAAAACGCCGTTCTCTAGGCTTTGTTGAAACACCGATAGCAAACGACATATTTACAATTCTTGATAAGTTAGACATCATGCTGCTG
This region of Tindallia magadiensis genomic DNA includes:
- a CDS encoding LCP family protein produces the protein MKKLFIRVFLMAFLCFTLLFTGVFAAFNTFMQDSHPNADVPVIRDREDQEFDDQEAEPFERDQLRRLVNKSNRVNAVLLGLDGGRSDTMMFISFDPDEPQMDIISIPRDTYYPRKGYDGLGQKKINAAYAAHGAEGVKSIVSDLLYDVPVHYYVTLTYQGAASVVDAIGGVPMYIPQRMYYRDPYDSPPLVIDFAPGNHVLKGQDAVKFLRYRQAAPGSGAMDRNGDLGRVEAQQEFMKNAMKQAMSLGNLPTLASSAFRFVRTDVELQDLVRYANQARNMNPDTMTTFTLPGEARMQSGLSYFFHHGLETRQLLIHIYSNGEVTADLEEARRLEEEANGTADEEEEETETDSSNS
- a CDS encoding helix-turn-helix transcriptional regulator; this translates as MKTLSTKKLAEAIKSLRKEKGYTKGELGKITGINRIMIGRIEREDFIPSIVQFEALSNVLGFDLTEMFVEKERTNSFVALRSEALSDSEKEGVDKLFTMMLSLRQQIQLRRSFENESSQA